In Streptomyces sp. NBC_01381, the sequence CGCATCGCTGAGCGCTTCGCGCTGTTCCTCCGACATCATGCCGAAGAACGCGACAAGAGCGGCCGCGGGGTTGTCGCTCTGGGACCATGCTTCGTTCATCAGTGCGGCCGCGTAGGCGGCTCGAGTGGAGACCGCCTCATATCGATAGGCGCGGCCTTCCGCTTCACGGCGCACCCAGCCCTTCTGATGGAGATTGTCCAAAACGGTCATGACAGTGGTGTAGGCGATGGACCGTTCCTGCTGAAGGTCTTCAAGGACTTCCCGAACGGTCACGGGGCGGTTCCACTTCCACACCCGTGTCATGACTGAGTCTTCGAGTTCTCCCAAGGGGCGAGGCACACCAGAACAATAGTGGGAGATGTCACTAATGCCATGACGGACGTGGCGGAGGCGTCATTTACCCAACAAAAAGGGCGTACGACTCGGAATGTGAGCGAGTCGTACGCCGTGCGTGTGCGAGGGGTGACCCGAGGTCACCGGAAGGAGTCTGCCGTGGTCAGGGCTGCGGAGACTGCCGGACGCCCTCGGCGCGGGTGATCGCGGCGTCGACGGCCGCGTCCTCCTTGGCCTTGTTGGCGCCGCCCTGGGTCTTCACGATCGTCACGATGAGACCGGTGAAGAACACGGCCATCACTACGGGGGGCAGGAGCGCGGAGACGTAGTCCATGCCCCCCAGAGTAGCTAGCCCGCCACGAGCCGGTGCGCCGGGTCCGCCGGATTTGCCGGAGCCGCCGGGTCGGCCGGGTCCGCGGGGCGGCGCTTGGGCGGGAAGACCTCGGCCGGGGTCGGCACGGGACGGCCCGGCTCGGGGGCGGCGGGCCGGCGGGCCGGAGTCGCCGGGGACTTGGGCTTGGGCGCCTCGGGACGCTCCGCGTCGCCGCGGCCGCCGGGGAGGGCGAGCAGGCGGGTGCGCGACGCGGGGATGCGGGGACGCGGGGCGGCCTTGGTCTGCACGGCCGCACGCCCCGACAGACGGGCGCGTACGTCGCGTTCGGCGAGGGCGCGGCAGCGTTCCAGGAGGGCGGCGGCGACCGGGTTGCCGCGCAGCGCTCGCAGCGCGGCGAGGTCGTCGGCGCCCGGCTGGTGGCCGGAGCCGATGACGTCCTCCAGGAGCGCGAGGTAGCCGGTCGCGGTGCCGGGCAGGGCCGCCCGGTAGCGGGCGAGGTCGGCCAGCATGAAGGCGCGGAGTCTGGCGCCCTCGCGCGCCGCCTCGTCGACGGAGTCGGCGAGGCGGAGGCAGTCCTGGACGTCCTCGTCGGAGACGGGGCTGGGATGCAGGGCGAGGGCCAGGGCGCGGCGGAGCACACGCAGCTCCTCCGCACTGAAGGCCATGCCGCCGCGGGATCCGTATGGCGTGGGCATGAGCCGACGATACGCTCGATAACGGACAAAATCGGCTTAACGCCAATCTTTGGCGTGGCTTGGCTTTCCACGCCCCCGGGGAGGTCAGTCCGCGCGGCGGCGGACCATCGCGAAGGCGACCGCGCCGACTCCGAGCGCCGCGGCCCCGGCGAGGGCGATCCACGGGAGGACGCCTGCGCCGGTGTCCGCCATGGTTCCGTCGGGGGCCGGGGAGGCGGGGGCCTCAGGGACTTCGGGGGTGTTGGTGGTACCCGCGGTGCGCGTGGCGGTGGCCGTGCCGGGGCCGTCGGCCTGGACCGTGGTCACGATCGAGGCCGGGGCCGGGGGCACCGCGTGGACCGCGGCGGCCGTCCCCGCCGGTCCCGCGAACCCGATCAGCACCGCGGCCGCCACTGCCGCGGCCGCTCTTCCGCTACGCCCCATTTGCCCCACGCCCACTAGACACCCGCCCAACTCCCGTCCCTGCGCAGACTCTTGTATGGGGCGGAGGGTTGTGTGCGCAACCCCGCTCAGGTGCGGAAACGGTCAACTGCGCGAAACATTGCGCTCGTAGACCAGCCGCAGGCCGATCAGGGTCAGCCACGGCTCGTGCTCGTCGATGACCGAGGCCTCGCCGAGCACCATGGGCGCGAGGCCGCCGGTCGCGATGACCGTGACGTCGTCGGGATCGCCGCCGGGGCCCGCCAGTTCGCGCGCCATGCGCTGTACGACACCGTCGACCTGGCCCGCGAAGCCGTACAGGATGCCCGACTGCATGGCCTCCACGGTGTTCTTGCCGATGACGCTGCGCGGCCGGGCCAGCTCGATCTTGCGGAGCTGCGCGCCGCGTACGCCGAGCGCCTCGACGGAGATCTCGATGCCGGGGGCGATGACGCCGCCGGTGTACTCGCCGCGCGCGGAGACCGCGTCGAACGTCGTCGCCGTACCGAAGTCGACGACGATGGCGGGCCCTCCGTAGAGCTCGACCGCGGCGACCGCGTTGATGATGCGGTCGGCGCCGACCTCCTTGGGGTTGTCCATGAGGATCGGCACGCCGGTCTTGATGCCGG encodes:
- a CDS encoding BlaI/MecI/CopY family transcriptional regulator, with amino-acid sequence MGELEDSVMTRVWKWNRPVTVREVLEDLQQERSIAYTTVMTVLDNLHQKGWVRREAEGRAYRYEAVSTRAAYAAALMNEAWSQSDNPAAALVAFFGMMSEEQREALSDAMRIVQGPNVQAPNPPNPDAAEREAER
- a CDS encoding type III pantothenate kinase, whose product is MLLTIDVGNTHTVLGLFDGEEIVEHWRISTEARRTADELAVLLNGLMGMHPLLGDELGDGIDGIAICSTVPSVLHELREVTRRYYGDVPAVLVEPGIKTGVPILMDNPKEVGADRIINAVAAVELYGGPAIVVDFGTATTFDAVSARGEYTGGVIAPGIEISVEALGVRGAQLRKIELARPRSVIGKNTVEAMQSGILYGFAGQVDGVVQRMARELAGPGGDPDDVTVIATGGLAPMVLGEASVIDEHEPWLTLIGLRLVYERNVSRS